Proteins encoded together in one Rossellomorea sp. y25 window:
- a CDS encoding CapA family protein: MNKKRLMAGLFLCIPLLLVIGYLVDKQYSDWRTSAEGLQEENLYSLLHTTREVQASGKSMKSSASIAAIGDILLHDTVYNDAKDENGYNFTPMFSPIKDMLAAPDFLIANQESTPAGVELGVSSYPLFNSPKEIVKSLQDVGVDAVTTANNHSLDQGEKGLLSAIDYYEKISMPYVGAFKSQEDKERIRTFKVNGIKFALLSYTYGTNGIPVPKGKDYLVNLIDEQNMIQEIKKAKNMNIDLVVLSLHWGNEYQRFPTEEQERLANVLTESGVDIIFGHHPHVLQPIQTYKTSDGRDAVVIYSLGNFLSGQKDDFKDIGGMVTVQVEKTMNPGGSKITYPTIEFQPTFVSENHYNNYRIYPLDFANNNGMIRYSEEEMVSHMVNGLPE; this comes from the coding sequence ATGAATAAAAAGCGATTAATGGCAGGGTTATTCCTTTGTATACCTTTACTCTTAGTGATTGGATATCTTGTAGATAAGCAATACTCAGACTGGAGAACATCTGCAGAAGGATTGCAGGAGGAGAACCTTTACTCTTTGCTGCATACGACGAGAGAAGTTCAAGCCTCAGGGAAATCGATGAAGTCCAGTGCTTCAATTGCCGCCATCGGAGATATCCTTCTCCATGATACAGTGTATAATGATGCCAAAGATGAAAACGGGTATAATTTCACCCCTATGTTCTCACCGATCAAGGACATGCTGGCGGCCCCTGATTTTCTGATTGCCAATCAGGAATCAACTCCGGCTGGTGTGGAGCTTGGAGTCTCCAGTTATCCCCTTTTCAATAGTCCTAAAGAGATTGTGAAATCTTTACAGGACGTGGGGGTCGACGCCGTCACGACTGCCAATAACCATTCATTGGATCAAGGTGAAAAAGGGCTTCTAAGTGCAATCGACTATTATGAGAAGATATCCATGCCGTATGTGGGTGCGTTTAAAAGTCAGGAAGATAAGGAACGGATTCGTACCTTCAAGGTAAATGGAATCAAGTTTGCCCTGCTTTCCTATACATATGGAACAAATGGAATACCGGTTCCAAAGGGGAAAGATTATTTAGTCAACCTGATCGACGAACAAAACATGATACAAGAAATTAAGAAAGCCAAAAACATGAACATTGATTTAGTCGTATTGAGTTTACATTGGGGAAATGAATATCAACGCTTCCCTACTGAGGAACAGGAAAGACTGGCAAATGTCTTAACCGAAAGTGGGGTTGATATCATTTTTGGTCATCATCCACACGTCCTGCAGCCAATCCAAACGTATAAAACGAGTGATGGTCGTGATGCTGTTGTCATTTACTCATTAGGGAATTTTCTTTCGGGACAGAAAGATGATTTCAAAGACATTGGAGGAATGGTTACGGTGCAAGTAGAAAAAACGATGAACCCGGGCGGTTCTAAGATCACGTACCCTACCATTGAATTTCAGCCAACCTTTGTGTCAGAGAATCATTACAATAATTACAGGATTTATCCTCTTGATTTTGCTAATAACAACGGTATGATCAGGTATTCAGAAGAAGAAATGGTCTCACATATGGTGAATGGCTTAC
- the plsY gene encoding glycerol-3-phosphate 1-O-acyltransferase PlsY, translated as MIFALILVLAYLLGSIPSGLLIGKTFYGKDIREHGSGNLGGTNTFRTLGVKAGMIVTIMDILKGTVATLLPLLFESDVHMLLAGVFAVIGHMYPVFANFRGGKAVATSAGVLLGYNFILFFILLAVFFICLYATKYVSLSSMLAAVLAFAYSIFTGDIPLIIVVGILTIFVVYRHRANIVRIRNKTEPKIKWL; from the coding sequence ATGATTTTTGCCCTTATACTCGTATTAGCATATTTGTTAGGCTCCATTCCCTCCGGTTTACTGATCGGGAAGACGTTCTACGGAAAAGACATTCGTGAGCACGGAAGTGGAAACCTGGGCGGAACCAATACATTCAGAACCCTGGGTGTGAAAGCCGGTATGATTGTAACAATCATGGATATTTTAAAAGGAACGGTTGCGACTCTCCTGCCATTGCTATTTGAAAGTGATGTACATATGTTATTAGCAGGGGTCTTTGCTGTTATCGGCCATATGTATCCTGTGTTTGCAAACTTCAGAGGAGGAAAAGCAGTAGCAACCTCTGCTGGTGTTCTTCTAGGCTATAATTTCATCTTATTTTTCATCTTACTGGCTGTATTTTTTATTTGCTTATATGCTACTAAGTATGTGTCACTTTCTTCAATGCTGGCAGCAGTACTTGCCTTTGCGTATTCGATCTTCACTGGTGATATCCCACTTATAATCGTCGTAGGAATTCTGACCATTTTCGTTGTTTACAGACATCGGGCGAATATAGTACGAATAAGAAATAAAACCGAACCAAAAATTAAATGGCTGTAG
- a CDS encoding purine/pyrimidine permease, whose product MQLLLSAFQWVAFMVAGSIAAPIAIADLFQLSPADTAGFIQRTIFVLGAASLIQALIGHKLPINEGPAGLWWGVFAIYAGFSGTLYHSHEEVLAVLQGGMIVSGVIFFILSATGLLKKLSSLFTPTITFIYLMLLILQLSGSFIKGMFGIQHEGQSLQPHVLLGSVLTIIVALYFSGHKRKWIQQYSIILALISGWIIFILMGLGESTTVSESWFSLPDVFVFGAPVFDTGVIVTSIFITFLLTTNMIASIRVMEEVMKAKGHPTYERYTKSGFASGMNQLFGGIFSAIGSVPISGSAGFVAATGMYSIIPFILGSAMIIIISLIPKVMNLFASLPAPVGYAVTTVIFIKMVGLALGEYRKEKDLDKIHFVAGISLIVGVGAMFVPPSAFKDMPVVVASILNNGLILGTITAIIVEQYILLKHKQHPETSKQ is encoded by the coding sequence ATGCAATTACTTTTATCGGCGTTTCAATGGGTGGCCTTTATGGTTGCAGGCTCAATTGCCGCTCCCATTGCCATAGCTGACCTGTTTCAATTGTCACCCGCAGACACGGCAGGATTTATTCAGCGGACCATCTTTGTGTTAGGAGCCGCGAGTCTTATTCAAGCATTAATTGGTCATAAACTTCCCATTAACGAAGGACCCGCTGGACTATGGTGGGGAGTTTTCGCCATCTATGCAGGGTTTTCAGGAACCCTTTACCACAGTCATGAAGAGGTGCTCGCCGTATTACAGGGCGGGATGATTGTCAGTGGTGTGATTTTCTTTATTCTTTCTGCAACAGGACTATTAAAAAAGTTGTCATCTTTATTTACACCAACGATCACGTTTATTTATTTAATGCTATTGATTCTCCAATTGAGCGGATCTTTTATCAAGGGAATGTTCGGTATACAGCATGAAGGACAATCTCTACAACCCCATGTCTTACTCGGGAGCGTCCTGACCATAATAGTGGCATTATACTTCTCAGGCCATAAACGAAAGTGGATTCAACAATACTCCATTATTCTTGCCCTCATCTCGGGCTGGATAATCTTTATTCTTATGGGCCTAGGTGAAAGCACTACTGTTTCTGAGAGCTGGTTTTCTTTACCTGATGTGTTCGTATTTGGTGCGCCTGTGTTCGATACGGGTGTCATTGTGACATCGATCTTTATCACATTCTTGTTAACAACCAATATGATTGCTTCCATTCGAGTAATGGAAGAGGTAATGAAGGCAAAGGGACATCCGACGTATGAAAGATATACAAAGAGCGGCTTTGCTTCCGGAATGAATCAGCTGTTCGGTGGAATATTTTCAGCAATTGGATCTGTTCCCATTTCCGGGTCTGCCGGATTTGTTGCCGCTACGGGAATGTACTCCATTATCCCCTTTATTCTTGGAAGTGCTATGATCATTATCATCAGTCTGATCCCAAAAGTTATGAATCTCTTCGCAAGCCTGCCCGCTCCAGTTGGCTATGCTGTGACCACGGTCATTTTCATCAAAATGGTCGGCCTTGCTCTTGGTGAATATCGGAAAGAAAAGGACCTCGATAAAATCCATTTTGTCGCAGGTATCTCTCTCATTGTGGGTGTAGGGGCCATGTTTGTTCCCCCATCCGCTTTTAAAGACATGCCTGTAGTGGTGGCCTCAATATTAAACAATGGATTGATACTCGGAACCATCACAGCAATTATCGTAGAACAATATATCCTGTTAAAGCACAAACAACATCCTGAAACCAGTAAACAATAG
- a CDS encoding betaine/proline/choline family ABC transporter ATP-binding protein gives MIEFKDVTKVYEDGTEAIKGINLTIPKGKLVALIGPSGCGKTTTMKMINKLISPSSGTILINGKDTSETDEVELRRNIGYVIQRIGLLPHMTIEENISLIPRLKGWKKEQYEGRVDELLNLVGLDPQVYRKRYPLELSGGQQQRVGVIRALAAEPPIILMDEPFSALDPISREQLQDELKSIQNAIHKTIVFVTHDIDEALKIADEIAVMRDGKIEQIATPSELIKDPANEFVRAFIGEDRLNVQQPQKRVFDIMEENTTYLLLEESEYALIPYDASIQEAARILLMSEKHYLMVTKDGRNVGSVTASGILRAVASEGKKEARSV, from the coding sequence ATGATTGAATTTAAGGACGTCACAAAAGTCTATGAAGATGGTACAGAAGCCATAAAGGGAATCAACCTGACGATACCAAAAGGAAAGCTTGTCGCCTTGATTGGTCCAAGCGGATGCGGGAAAACGACCACGATGAAAATGATCAATAAGCTTATTTCACCTTCCAGTGGAACGATCCTGATTAATGGAAAGGATACTTCTGAAACCGATGAAGTGGAGCTCAGGCGTAATATTGGCTATGTGATTCAGCGAATTGGATTGCTTCCCCATATGACAATAGAAGAAAACATCAGTCTGATTCCACGATTAAAAGGATGGAAGAAGGAACAATACGAAGGTCGAGTGGACGAGCTTCTAAACCTTGTCGGACTGGATCCTCAAGTATACCGTAAACGATATCCACTTGAATTAAGCGGGGGACAGCAGCAACGGGTTGGCGTTATTCGTGCCCTGGCAGCGGAACCGCCCATCATTCTAATGGATGAACCATTCAGTGCCCTTGATCCGATCAGCCGGGAGCAGCTTCAGGATGAATTGAAAAGCATCCAAAATGCGATACATAAAACGATTGTGTTTGTCACACATGATATTGACGAAGCGTTGAAGATCGCTGATGAAATTGCGGTTATGCGCGATGGGAAAATTGAACAGATCGCTACCCCATCCGAGCTCATAAAAGATCCTGCGAACGAATTCGTTCGTGCATTTATCGGAGAGGACAGACTTAATGTTCAACAGCCCCAAAAGCGTGTTTTTGACATCATGGAGGAAAACACAACCTATTTGCTCTTGGAAGAATCAGAATACGCATTGATTCCATATGACGCGTCCATCCAAGAAGCTGCAAGAATACTTCTAATGTCAGAAAAACATTATCTTATGGTTACAAAAGACGGCAGGAATGTCGGCAGCGTAACGGCCAGCGGGATTCTTCGTGCAGTAGCCTCAGAAGGGAAAAAGGAGGCACGTTCTGTATGA
- a CDS encoding ABC transporter permease, which yields MNSFSFLFINTISNRSDAILNGLFEHLYLSFVSIFIAIAISLPLGIYISRKKQTAEFFIGITAIFQTIPSLALFGFLIPLLGTGSITAIIALTVYALLPILRNTYTGIIGVDEGVIEAGRGMGMTSSQLLFKVELPLALPFIMAGIRTATVLTVGVATLATFVGAGGLGDLIYRGLSTWNNSLVLAGAIPAALLALSFDFLLKLLERMTTPKGLKARK from the coding sequence ATGAATTCATTCTCGTTCTTGTTTATCAACACGATATCAAACCGTTCTGATGCAATCTTAAATGGATTATTTGAGCATCTATATTTATCATTCGTATCTATCTTCATTGCGATTGCCATATCTTTGCCACTGGGTATATACATATCACGAAAAAAACAAACGGCTGAATTTTTTATCGGAATAACTGCCATTTTCCAAACGATCCCTAGCCTTGCCCTATTTGGTTTTCTCATTCCCCTATTAGGTACAGGCAGTATTACAGCGATTATTGCCCTGACTGTGTATGCACTCTTACCGATACTGAGGAACACGTACACCGGGATCATCGGGGTCGATGAGGGAGTCATAGAAGCAGGCAGAGGGATGGGGATGACAAGCTCACAGCTTCTGTTTAAAGTGGAGCTTCCACTCGCTCTGCCTTTCATAATGGCCGGTATCCGAACAGCGACTGTCTTGACGGTTGGAGTTGCGACCCTTGCAACCTTTGTTGGAGCAGGTGGACTGGGCGACCTCATCTACAGGGGACTTTCTACTTGGAATAATTCTTTAGTTCTTGCGGGAGCCATTCCAGCTGCATTACTTGCATTATCTTTCGACTTTTTATTAAAGCTTCTCGAAAGAATGACAACACCTAAAGGACTAAAAGCACGGAAATAA
- a CDS encoding glycine betaine ABC transporter substrate-binding protein, producing MKNKLKPFILLIALSIVIAGCGNGGGKDTITVSGKMWTEQFILTQMMAELLKEKTDLDVKVEEGLGEVSILTPALEKGDIDVYIEYTGTGLEAVLKEQAAEGASAEEILSQVRKGYEEKFNVTWLKPLGFENTYTLAYTQDQEFDAKTFSDLVPLSKDLSFGAPHQFYEREGDGYDAFAEAYGYEFKAKESFDPNIMYEAVKNGDVDIIPAFTTDGRIQRYNLKTTTDDKGFFPPYDAAPIIRQEVLEEHPEVEEVLNELAGQISEEEMSEMNAKVDMDKKDPKEVAREFLISKGLIEE from the coding sequence ATGAAAAATAAACTAAAACCATTTATTCTATTAATAGCCCTATCCATTGTGATCGCTGGTTGCGGAAATGGTGGGGGGAAAGACACGATTACGGTTTCAGGCAAGATGTGGACCGAGCAGTTTATCTTAACTCAAATGATGGCAGAGCTTCTCAAAGAGAAAACAGATCTCGATGTTAAGGTGGAAGAAGGATTGGGGGAAGTATCGATTCTGACACCCGCTCTTGAAAAAGGCGATATCGACGTATATATCGAGTACACAGGAACTGGACTGGAAGCGGTTCTAAAAGAGCAAGCGGCAGAAGGGGCTTCAGCTGAGGAAATTCTGTCTCAAGTACGTAAAGGATACGAGGAAAAGTTTAATGTGACATGGTTAAAACCACTAGGATTCGAAAACACGTATACTCTTGCTTATACTCAAGACCAGGAATTCGATGCCAAAACATTCTCTGACCTTGTACCCCTATCGAAAGATTTAAGTTTTGGTGCGCCTCATCAATTCTATGAGCGTGAAGGTGATGGGTACGATGCATTTGCTGAAGCTTACGGATACGAATTCAAAGCGAAAGAAAGCTTCGATCCTAACATTATGTATGAAGCAGTGAAGAACGGAGACGTCGATATTATTCCGGCCTTTACTACCGATGGAAGAATACAACGTTACAACCTGAAAACGACTACTGATGACAAAGGGTTCTTCCCACCATATGATGCCGCACCAATCATCCGTCAGGAAGTTCTGGAAGAGCACCCTGAAGTCGAGGAAGTCCTGAATGAATTAGCAGGACAAATCTCTGAAGAAGAGATGAGTGAGATGAATGCCAAAGTGGATATGGATAAAAAAGACCCAAAAGAAGTCGCACGGGAATTTCTTATTTCCAAAGGATTAATTGAAGAGTAA
- a CDS encoding CoA-binding protein has product MENPSREEIGNILKQSKRIAVIGLSDNPARTSYMVSKAMQDQGYEIIPVNPTIESALGVKAVPTLKEVEGTIDIVNVFRRSEFLPEIAKEFDEIDSNVFWAQLGVMNEEAYRFLKERGYTVIMDRCIKVEHALTK; this is encoded by the coding sequence ATGGAAAACCCATCCCGAGAAGAAATCGGAAACATTCTTAAACAATCAAAACGCATTGCGGTGATTGGATTAAGTGATAATCCAGCACGAACATCTTATATGGTATCCAAAGCCATGCAGGATCAAGGCTATGAGATTATTCCTGTAAACCCAACCATTGAGTCGGCATTAGGCGTTAAAGCAGTTCCCACCCTGAAAGAGGTGGAAGGGACGATTGATATTGTCAATGTATTTCGCCGCTCAGAATTTTTGCCTGAGATCGCGAAAGAGTTTGATGAAATCGATTCTAACGTTTTTTGGGCGCAACTTGGTGTAATGAACGAAGAGGCTTATCGCTTTTTGAAAGAACGTGGGTATACAGTCATTATGGATCGCTGTATTAAGGTTGAACATGCTTTAACCAAATAA
- the parE gene encoding DNA topoisomerase IV subunit B, giving the protein MANQNKTMDYNDDAIQVLEGLEAVRKRPGMYIGSTDSRGLHHLVYEIVDNSVDEALAGFGSEIIVTIHKDNSISVQDKGRGMPTGMHKLGKPTPEVILTVLHAGGKFGQGGYKTSGGLHGVGASVVNALSEWLIVTIERDGTKYEQRFTKGGKPETTLEKIGKTKKSGTCIHFKPDPEIFSNTTYNYETLCERLRESAFLLKGLKIEIIDERHDQKEVFHFESGIQAFVQYLNEEKDVLHNVAFFEGEHHTIEVEFSFQFNDGFSENILSFVNNVRTKDGGTHEAGAKTAMTRVFNEYARKVGILKDRDKNLEGTDIREGLASIVSVRIPEHLLQFEGQTKGKLGTSEARSAVDAVVSEHLLYFLEENPDTSSLLIKKSIKAAQAREAARKAREDARNGKKRKRSETVLSGKLTPAQSRNPQRNELYLVEGDSAGGSAKQGRDRKFQAILPLRGKVINTEKAKLQDIFKNEEINTIIHAIGGGVGPEFNVDDINYDKIVIMTDADTDGAHIQVLLLTFFYRYMKPLLEAGKVYIALPPLYKVSKGAGKKQKLEYAWTDEELQGAISKVGKGYMIQRYKGLGEMNADQLWETTMDPDTRALIRVRIDDAARAERRVTTLMGDKVEPRRKWIESNVAFGLEEDGSILENENITVAEEG; this is encoded by the coding sequence GTGGCCAACCAGAATAAGACCATGGATTACAATGATGATGCCATTCAAGTATTAGAAGGTTTAGAAGCCGTCCGGAAGAGACCTGGAATGTATATAGGCTCTACAGATTCAAGAGGTTTGCATCATTTAGTATACGAAATTGTCGATAACTCGGTGGATGAAGCATTAGCTGGCTTCGGAAGTGAGATTATTGTTACGATACATAAGGATAATAGCATCTCAGTGCAAGATAAAGGCCGGGGGATGCCAACTGGTATGCATAAACTAGGAAAGCCGACTCCCGAAGTTATTTTGACTGTGCTACATGCCGGTGGGAAATTCGGACAAGGTGGTTACAAGACCAGTGGTGGATTGCATGGTGTAGGTGCCTCAGTCGTAAATGCCCTCTCCGAATGGCTTATTGTGACGATTGAAAGAGATGGAACGAAGTATGAGCAACGTTTTACAAAAGGTGGAAAACCGGAAACCACTCTTGAGAAGATTGGGAAAACGAAAAAATCAGGAACATGTATCCATTTCAAACCTGATCCGGAGATTTTCAGTAATACCACGTATAATTACGAAACGCTATGTGAGCGTCTAAGGGAATCTGCCTTCCTGCTAAAAGGATTAAAAATTGAAATCATTGACGAGCGTCATGATCAGAAGGAAGTCTTTCACTTCGAAAGTGGCATACAGGCCTTTGTTCAATACCTTAACGAAGAAAAAGATGTGCTTCATAACGTTGCTTTCTTTGAAGGGGAACACCATACCATTGAAGTGGAATTCTCTTTTCAGTTTAACGACGGTTTCTCGGAAAACATTCTGTCTTTCGTAAACAATGTTCGTACAAAAGACGGAGGTACCCACGAAGCCGGAGCAAAGACAGCGATGACCCGTGTCTTTAATGAGTACGCTCGTAAAGTTGGGATTCTAAAAGATCGGGACAAAAATCTTGAAGGGACCGACATTCGTGAAGGGCTGGCGAGCATTGTTTCTGTACGTATACCGGAGCATCTCCTTCAGTTTGAGGGGCAGACGAAAGGAAAGCTTGGCACAAGTGAAGCACGTTCAGCTGTGGATGCAGTTGTTTCCGAGCATCTTCTCTATTTCTTAGAAGAAAATCCTGATACAAGTTCCCTTCTTATTAAAAAATCCATTAAAGCGGCTCAAGCCCGCGAAGCGGCACGTAAAGCAAGGGAAGATGCACGCAACGGAAAGAAACGTAAGCGTTCTGAAACCGTTCTATCTGGTAAATTAACACCGGCTCAATCGAGAAACCCTCAGCGTAACGAGCTTTACCTGGTGGAGGGTGATTCGGCAGGAGGTTCTGCGAAACAAGGTCGTGATCGTAAATTCCAAGCGATTCTACCACTTCGGGGGAAAGTCATCAATACGGAAAAAGCAAAGCTGCAGGATATCTTCAAAAACGAAGAAATCAATACAATCATCCATGCAATTGGTGGCGGGGTCGGTCCTGAATTCAACGTCGACGATATCAATTATGACAAAATTGTCATCATGACCGACGCCGATACGGATGGTGCCCACATCCAGGTTCTGCTGTTAACCTTCTTCTATCGCTACATGAAACCATTATTAGAAGCAGGGAAAGTGTATATTGCACTTCCTCCTCTCTACAAAGTAAGTAAGGGGGCAGGGAAGAAACAAAAGCTTGAATACGCATGGACGGATGAAGAGCTCCAAGGAGCCATTTCTAAAGTTGGTAAAGGCTATATGATCCAGCGCTACAAAGGTCTTGGAGAAATGAACGCCGATCAGCTGTGGGAAACGACGATGGATCCTGATACACGTGCACTGATCCGGGTGCGTATTGATGATGCTGCCAGAGCTGAGCGTCGCGTGACCACTCTTATGGGAGATAAAGTAGAGCCGCGCCGTAAATGGATTGAAAGTAATGTAGCTTTTGGATTGGAAGAAGATGGAAGCATTCTAGAAAATGAAAACATTACGGTCGCAGAGGAGGGGTAA
- the parC gene encoding DNA topoisomerase IV subunit A — MTTVERYQDLPLEEVLGDRFGRYSKYIIQERALPDARDGLKPVQRRILYAMYVDGNTQEKGFRKSAKTVGNVIGNYHPHGDTSVYDAMVRMSQTWKVRKYLVEMHGNNGSIDGDPPAAMRYTEARLSAISMELLRDIDKKTVDFVPNFDDTSSEPTVLPSRFPNLLVNGSTGISAGYATDIPPHHLDEVIDATIMRMEKPQSTVDDLMTVLKGPDFPTGGIIQGVDGIKKAYETGKGKVVVRGKADIENIRGSKQQIVITEIPYEVNKANLVKKMDEFRVDRKVEGIAEVRDETDRDGMRIVIELKKDADATGVLNYLYKNSDLQIAYNFNMVAIHNRRPKLMGLRELLDAYIQHQKEVVTNRTKHDLNKAKDRQHIVEGLMKALSILDQVIATIRASKDKRDAKDNLIQQFQFTEAQSEAIVSLQLYRLTNTDITALQAEAEELAKTIAELTAILESEGKLYSVIKKELKGIKKQFSDARRTKIEDEIEEIKINLEVLIASEDVMVTVTRDGYMKRTSLRSYSASNGQDLAMKETDRLLGQYEMNTTDVLLVFTNKGNYIYCPVHELPDIRWKDLGQHVGNIVPIDRDEQVLKAIPIKEFDPSHYLLFVTKNGMIKRSELPQYKAQRYSRPLVGINLKGDDELIDVHLTDGSHDIFIATHLSYGLWFSEEDVNIVGPRAAGVKGINLKDDDYVVSGKIIKDPMKDYIFLATQRGAVKKMKLAEFEKTSRAKRGVIMLRELKSNPHRVVSIEVVKDTDKVGLITKKGKAEEVLLSDLRPNDRYSNGSFVIDEGDSGSVCETWAESLLPETKE, encoded by the coding sequence ATGACAACTGTAGAAAGATATCAAGACTTACCTCTGGAAGAGGTACTTGGCGACCGATTTGGACGTTATAGCAAATATATTATCCAGGAACGTGCATTACCAGATGCACGCGACGGATTGAAACCTGTACAGAGACGTATTCTTTACGCTATGTATGTAGATGGGAACACCCAGGAAAAAGGATTCCGTAAATCAGCAAAAACCGTCGGTAACGTTATAGGTAACTATCATCCACATGGTGACACATCTGTGTATGATGCCATGGTGCGTATGAGTCAAACGTGGAAAGTGCGAAAATATTTAGTCGAGATGCACGGAAATAACGGAAGCATTGACGGAGATCCGCCTGCTGCCATGCGTTATACAGAGGCACGGCTTTCTGCAATCTCCATGGAGCTCTTGCGTGATATAGATAAGAAAACCGTGGACTTTGTACCAAACTTTGATGATACATCCAGTGAACCGACTGTTTTGCCGTCACGTTTTCCGAACCTTTTAGTAAACGGTTCTACCGGTATTTCAGCAGGATATGCAACTGACATTCCACCTCATCACCTTGATGAAGTCATTGATGCGACAATCATGCGAATGGAAAAGCCACAAAGCACAGTGGATGATTTAATGACGGTCTTAAAAGGACCTGATTTTCCAACAGGTGGTATCATTCAAGGGGTAGACGGTATCAAAAAAGCCTACGAAACCGGAAAAGGAAAAGTGGTTGTTCGTGGAAAAGCTGATATTGAAAACATCCGTGGAAGCAAACAACAGATCGTCATAACGGAAATTCCTTATGAAGTAAACAAAGCGAACCTCGTTAAGAAAATGGATGAATTCCGTGTGGATCGCAAAGTGGAAGGAATTGCAGAAGTTCGTGATGAAACAGACCGCGATGGGATGCGCATTGTCATTGAGTTAAAGAAAGATGCAGATGCCACAGGCGTCTTAAACTACCTTTATAAGAACAGTGATCTTCAAATCGCCTATAACTTTAATATGGTTGCGATACATAACAGACGTCCTAAGCTGATGGGACTTCGTGAACTATTGGATGCTTATATTCAACATCAAAAAGAAGTTGTGACAAATCGTACCAAGCATGATCTAAACAAAGCGAAGGATCGCCAGCATATTGTCGAAGGCTTAATGAAAGCTCTCTCAATCTTAGATCAAGTAATTGCAACGATTCGTGCTTCGAAAGATAAACGAGATGCGAAGGATAATTTAATCCAGCAATTTCAATTTACGGAAGCACAGTCAGAAGCAATCGTCAGCTTACAGCTATACCGCTTAACGAATACAGACATAACAGCACTGCAGGCAGAAGCGGAAGAATTAGCGAAAACGATTGCTGAGTTAACGGCTATCCTGGAAAGTGAAGGCAAGCTTTACAGTGTAATCAAAAAAGAATTAAAAGGCATCAAAAAGCAGTTCTCTGATGCTCGCCGCACTAAAATTGAGGATGAGATAGAGGAAATTAAAATCAACCTTGAAGTACTGATCGCGAGTGAGGATGTCATGGTTACCGTTACCCGTGATGGTTACATGAAGCGAACAAGTCTCCGTTCCTATTCTGCTTCAAACGGGCAGGATCTGGCCATGAAAGAAACAGACAGGTTGCTTGGTCAATATGAGATGAATACGACGGATGTACTTTTAGTATTCACGAACAAAGGAAATTACATCTATTGCCCTGTACATGAGCTCCCGGATATTCGTTGGAAAGACCTTGGTCAGCATGTGGGGAACATCGTACCGATTGATCGCGATGAACAGGTTCTAAAAGCAATACCGATTAAAGAATTTGATCCATCCCATTATTTATTGTTTGTAACGAAGAACGGAATGATCAAGAGATCCGAGCTTCCTCAGTACAAAGCACAGCGTTACTCACGTCCTCTTGTAGGAATCAATTTAAAAGGGGACGATGAGCTGATCGATGTGCACTTAACCGATGGATCACACGATATATTCATAGCAACACACTTAAGTTATGGACTTTGGTTCTCGGAAGAAGATGTGAACATCGTCGGACCGCGTGCGGCTGGTGTGAAAGGGATCAACCTTAAGGATGACGATTATGTCGTATCAGGTAAAATCATAAAAGATCCAATGAAGGATTACATTTTCTTAGCTACCCAGCGTGGGGCAGTGAAGAAAATGAAATTAGCAGAATTCGAAAAAACATCCCGTGCCAAGCGTGGAGTCATCATGCTGCGGGAATTGAAATCAAATCCACATCGCGTGGTAAGTATAGAAGTAGTTAAAGACACAGATAAAGTAGGCCTGATCACGAAAAAAGGAAAAGCAGAAGAGGTGCTCCTTTCAGACCTTAGACCGAATGACCGATATTCAAATGGATCATTTGTGATTGATGAAGGGGATAGCGGATCTGTTTGTGAAACGTGGGCAGAATCACTACTACCCGAAACAAAAGAATAG